Within the Deltaproteobacteria bacterium genome, the region GGTCGACGAAACGCCCGGCAACAGCCTCGTCCTCACGATCGACCGCGACCTGCAGCAGACCGCCGAGGCGGCGATGGAAGGGCACGACGGGTCGATCGTCGCGCTCGACGCGCGCACCGGCGAGATCCTGGCGATGGTGAGCCGTCCGGCCTTCGACCCGAACGTCTTCGCGCGCGGCATCCGGCTCTCCGAGTGGAAGGCGCTCGTCGACGACCGCAAGCGGCCCCTGAACAGCAAGGCGGTGCAGGGCACCTATCCTCCTGGTTCCACCTACAAGGTCGTGATGGCGGCGGCGGCGCTCGAAGAGGGCGTCATCACGCCCTTTACGACGATCTTCTGCGGTGGCGGGCTGTTCTTCGGCAACCGCACGTTCCGCTGCTGGCGCCCGCAGGGTCACGGCGCCGTCAACGTCCACGAGGCGCTCGTCCGCTCGTGCGACGTGTTCTTCTACCAGGTGGGGCAGCGGCTCGGCGTCGACACGATCGCCGAGTATTCGCATCGTTTCGGCCTCGGCGCGCCCACCGGCATCACGCTCGAGCACGAGAGCGGCGGCATCATTCCGTCGAGCGCGTGGAAGCGGCAACGCTTCGGCGAGCCGTGGTATCCGGGCGAGACGCTCTCGATCTCGATCGGACAGGGCTACGTCACGACGACGCCCCTCCAGATGGCGAGCGTCATGGCGACCGTCGCGAACGGCGGCATCGTCTACAAGCCGCGCTTCGTGAAGCGAGTCGAGCGCACCGACGGCGCGGCCGTGCTCGAGGAGCAGCCCGAGGTCGTGCGCGACGTCGGCTTCAAGAAGAGCACGCTCCTCCAGATCCGTGACGCTCTCTCGGACGTCGTGAACAGCAAGCGCGGCACGGGCTCGAACGCGAAGCTCCCCGGCATCGAGGTCGGCGGCAAGACCGGCACGGCGCAGGCGAGCCGCGCCGGCGGCGACAAGACCAGCCAGAAGGGCTGGTCGCGCGAGAAGCGCGACCATGCGTGGTTCATCGCGTTCGCGCCGGTCGACAACCCGGAGATCGCGCTCGTCGTCCTCGCCGAGCACTCCGGACAGCACGGCGGGACGGCTGCCGCGCCGATCGCGCGCAAGGTGTTCGCGCGCTACTTCGGCATTCCGGACGAGGACGCGGCGGCCTTGAAGCGGACGGCCGGCTTCGTGCCCCTGCACGACCAGTACGGCGCCGCCATCCGTCTCTCCGCGCTGAACGAGCCGTATCCCGACGGCGGCGACGCGGACGCCGATGGCGACACCCACGGGCGGAACTGACGACCATGCGCCAGTTCGATCGCCGCCTCGCGTACCACTTCGACGGGCTCCTGCTGGTTCTGACGCTCCTGATCATCGGCGGCGGCCTCGCGACGATCTTCAGCGCGACCGAGGCGCGTGTGCACACCGGCTTCACGAACAACCCGCTCGTCTTGCGCCAAGCGTTCTACGCGGGCGTCGGCTTCCTCGGGATGATCGCGGTCGTCCTGGTCGATTATCGCCGTCTCGAGCGCTACGCATACGTCGTCTACGCCGTGACGCTGCTCCTCGTGCTGGCGGTGCCGCTCGTCGGTACGGTCGGCGGCGGGGCGCGGCGCTGGATCGATCTCGGGCCGGTCTCGATCCAGCCGTCCGAGCTCATCAAGGTATCCCTGGTGGTCGCGCTCGCGCGCTACTTCCACCGCTCGCAGGCGACCGGCGACGTTCGCCTCGTCGACGCGCTTCCGGCGTTCGTGCTGCTGGTCGTGCCGGGAGCGCTGATCCTGGCGCAGCCCGATCTCGGCACCGTCGGCGTGATCGCGCTCGTCGCCTTCAGCGTGCTCTTCTACGCGGGGCTCCGCCTGCGCGTGTTCGTCATGCTGGCTGCCGTCGCGGCGCTCGCGGTGCCCCTCCTCTGGGGCCACTTGAAGCCGTACCAGCAGCAGCGCGTGCAGACGTTCCTCTCGCCCGAGATGGACCCGCTCGGCGCCGGCTACCACGTGATCCAGTCGAAGATCGCGATCGGCTCCGGGGAATTCTGGGGCA harbors:
- the mrdA gene encoding penicillin-binding protein 2, whose protein sequence is MTSRREVPNEFRRRFGFALALVVALFSLTVVRLWHLQVSAGDEYRSLSEHNRIRLKRVRATRGTILDRNGDIVVDNRPSFDLVLVPEDAHDVPATIAVLTRLLGPEVGDLSAVVAAARNRPAFEDVVLVRDLDWERIVKIETHQFELPGVSVQVGPRRTYPFGQMAAHLLGYVGEVSQQEREQRRGYRLGDLIGKAGAERYWEDYLRGVDGGQQVEVDSVGRKLRVLSEVDETPGNSLVLTIDRDLQQTAEAAMEGHDGSIVALDARTGEILAMVSRPAFDPNVFARGIRLSEWKALVDDRKRPLNSKAVQGTYPPGSTYKVVMAAAALEEGVITPFTTIFCGGGLFFGNRTFRCWRPQGHGAVNVHEALVRSCDVFFYQVGQRLGVDTIAEYSHRFGLGAPTGITLEHESGGIIPSSAWKRQRFGEPWYPGETLSISIGQGYVTTTPLQMASVMATVANGGIVYKPRFVKRVERTDGAAVLEEQPEVVRDVGFKKSTLLQIRDALSDVVNSKRGTGSNAKLPGIEVGGKTGTAQASRAGGDKTSQKGWSREKRDHAWFIAFAPVDNPEIALVVLAEHSGQHGGTAAAPIARKVFARYFGIPDEDAAALKRTAGFVPLHDQYGAAIRLSALNEPYPDGGDADADGDTHGRN
- the rodA gene encoding rod shape-determining protein RodA; its protein translation is MRQFDRRLAYHFDGLLLVLTLLIIGGGLATIFSATEARVHTGFTNNPLVLRQAFYAGVGFLGMIAVVLVDYRRLERYAYVVYAVTLLLVLAVPLVGTVGGGARRWIDLGPVSIQPSELIKVSLVVALARYFHRSQATGDVRLVDALPAFVLLVVPGALILAQPDLGTVGVIALVAFSVLFYAGLRLRVFVMLAAVAALAVPLLWGHLKPYQQQRVQTFLSPEMDPLGAGYHVIQSKIAIGSGEFWGKGYLHGTQNKLNFIPEQHTDFIFSVFAEEWGFVGALVLLGLYAALVLRGLAVAHRSKDRFGALVAFGVVSIFFWQVVINVGMTSGILPVVGITLPFFSYGGSSLTTMMIAVGLMINVNMRRFLF